Proteins found in one Fundidesulfovibrio terrae genomic segment:
- a CDS encoding DUF4911 domain-containing protein has translation MRQAKRRRGSPHGDAPAFEPAPRKRKTPYRAPQRSSRLYVKLASADFALFKFLLEAHGHLGIMTVMDRHAAVAKLSYSPDCEREMRAFLEEAETSVAFEVIDF, from the coding sequence GTGCGTCAAGCGAAACGACGCCGGGGCTCACCCCATGGGGACGCCCCGGCTTTCGAGCCCGCGCCGCGCAAGCGCAAGACCCCCTACCGGGCCCCGCAGCGGTCCTCGCGGCTTTACGTGAAGCTCGCATCCGCGGACTTCGCCCTGTTCAAGTTTCTCTTGGAGGCCCACGGCCACCTGGGCATCATGACCGTCATGGACAGGCACGCCGCCGTGGCGAAACTGAGCTATTCGCCCGACTGCGAACGGGAGATGCGGGCGTTTCTGGAAGAGGCCGAGACGAGTGTGGCCTTCGAAGTGATTGATTTTTGA
- a CDS encoding Xaa-Pro peptidase family protein: MSDAIFTPEVFAARREKLRARMRDAGYSALLVSHAANRYYLSGFELHDSQCNESSGMLLVTSTGRDKLLTDPRFLDAARRLWPEEDIFIYSGHRYVQMGEFISKAHGGPLAFESRAMSVDTCERLREHLTLTPTQGLVEDLRRIKEPAEIELLDRSCAVNERVMRAAPDILVPGRTEGEIAWRLEQLFRDFGASELAFAPIVAVDGNAALPHAEPGRDQVKEESMVLIDMGGRFGDYNSDQTRTFWVGSRAPDHFRKALELTQMAQAKAIAAIRPGLPISETYRTARAYFEEFGVADAFTHALGHGIGLETHEAPSLSPIADGLLEPGMVITVEPGLYYPEWGGIRWEHMVAVTEDGCRILGQGGE, encoded by the coding sequence GTGTCAGACGCCATCTTTACGCCGGAGGTCTTCGCCGCCCGGCGCGAAAAGCTGCGCGCGCGCATGCGCGATGCGGGATATTCGGCCCTCCTGGTCTCCCACGCCGCCAACCGCTACTACCTGAGCGGCTTCGAGCTCCACGACTCCCAGTGCAACGAGTCCTCCGGGATGCTCCTCGTCACGTCCACCGGGCGCGACAAGCTGCTCACCGACCCGCGCTTCCTGGACGCCGCCAGGCGCCTGTGGCCCGAGGAGGACATCTTCATCTACTCCGGCCACCGCTACGTCCAGATGGGCGAGTTCATCTCCAAGGCGCACGGCGGGCCGCTGGCCTTCGAGAGCCGGGCCATGAGCGTGGACACCTGCGAGCGCCTGCGCGAGCACCTGACGCTCACCCCCACCCAGGGCCTCGTTGAGGACCTGCGCCGCATCAAGGAACCCGCCGAGATCGAACTTCTGGACCGCTCCTGCGCCGTGAACGAACGGGTCATGCGCGCCGCCCCGGACATCCTCGTGCCCGGACGCACCGAGGGCGAGATCGCCTGGAGGCTCGAGCAGCTCTTCCGTGATTTCGGCGCTTCCGAACTGGCCTTCGCTCCCATCGTGGCTGTGGACGGCAATGCCGCCCTGCCCCATGCCGAGCCCGGACGCGACCAGGTGAAGGAAGAAAGCATGGTGCTCATCGACATGGGCGGGCGCTTCGGCGACTACAACTCCGACCAGACCCGCACCTTCTGGGTGGGGAGCCGCGCCCCCGACCACTTCCGCAAGGCCCTGGAACTGACCCAGATGGCCCAGGCCAAGGCCATCGCCGCCATCCGGCCGGGGCTGCCAATCTCCGAGACCTACCGCACCGCGCGGGCCTACTTCGAGGAGTTCGGCGTGGCCGACGCCTTCACCCACGCCCTGGGACACGGCATCGGCCTGGAGACCCACGAGGCCCCAAGCCTCTCCCCCATCGCCGACGGCCTGCTGGAACCCGGCATGGTCATCACCGTGGAGCCCGGCCTGTACTACCCCGAATGGGGCGGCATTCGCTGGGAGCACATGGTGGCCGTCACCGAGGACGGCTGCCGCATCCTGGGCCAGGGCGGCGAGTAG
- a CDS encoding metallophosphoesterase family protein, translating into MLRRSFLRFLLGALVAGCTKPVRWKSPGEQGGCHRIVVLSDAHYARGTTPEARAQAARKLAVVQDVNAWDDVELVALPGDIVAKHGTQQEYDEALEFVSAIRKPVAVTAGNHEYVYADPGGPGGEFKHASPEVQREKLDRFRKTLRQPDLWYTRELGGYLLVFLSADVTGGSFLTEISNTQLDWLQTTLASNFAKPTLIFFHAPLKGTLVTYSPKINGDQRVAQPVARIGEILAANPQVVLWVSGHTHTPATNLSYASPVNLYDGHVWGIHNADLGRETIWSNSIYLCPGKIVVKTWDHKAGGWIDGLERAIDVHHG; encoded by the coding sequence GTGCTCAGACGGTCGTTTCTTCGATTCCTGCTGGGCGCGCTCGTGGCCGGGTGCACGAAGCCCGTCAGGTGGAAAAGCCCCGGGGAGCAGGGCGGCTGCCACCGCATCGTGGTGCTCTCCGACGCCCACTACGCGCGCGGCACAACGCCCGAAGCAAGGGCCCAGGCCGCGCGCAAGCTTGCCGTCGTCCAGGACGTCAACGCCTGGGATGACGTGGAGCTGGTCGCCCTGCCCGGCGATATCGTGGCCAAGCACGGTACGCAGCAGGAATACGACGAGGCGCTGGAATTCGTCTCAGCCATCCGCAAGCCCGTGGCGGTGACGGCCGGCAACCACGAATACGTCTACGCCGATCCGGGCGGCCCCGGCGGGGAATTCAAGCACGCCTCACCGGAAGTCCAGCGCGAGAAGCTCGACCGGTTCCGCAAGACATTGCGCCAGCCCGACCTCTGGTACACCCGCGAACTGGGCGGCTACCTGCTGGTTTTCCTCTCGGCCGACGTGACCGGCGGCAGCTTCCTCACGGAAATATCGAACACGCAGCTCGACTGGCTCCAGACCACGCTGGCCTCCAACTTCGCCAAGCCGACGCTCATCTTCTTCCACGCCCCTCTCAAGGGCACCCTGGTAACATACAGCCCCAAGATAAACGGCGACCAGCGCGTGGCCCAGCCCGTGGCGCGCATCGGTGAAATCCTGGCGGCCAACCCGCAGGTGGTCCTGTGGGTGTCCGGCCACACCCACACCCCGGCCACCAACTTAAGCTACGCCTCGCCAGTGAATCTCTACGACGGCCACGTGTGGGGCATCCACAACGCCGACCTCGGCCGCGAGACCATCTGGTCGAATTCGATCTATCTCTGCCCGGGAAAGATCGTGGTGAAAACCTGGGATCACAAGGCCGGTGGCTGGATCGACGGGCTGGAACGCGCTATCGACGTGCACCACGGATGA
- a CDS encoding EVE domain-containing protein — protein sequence MNYWLLKSEPESYSIDDLAAEPGQTTCWSGVRNFQARNFLRDQMAEGDMAVFYHSGTGPSAVGTARVVRAGYPDETAWDPADNHFDPKSTPERPLWFAVDVRFVSKFAAPVPLGAMRHVTALNGMELLRKGSRLSVMPITKEEFDIVCAMGAQGGQQ from the coding sequence ATGAACTATTGGCTTCTGAAGTCGGAACCGGAAAGCTACTCCATCGACGATCTGGCCGCCGAGCCGGGCCAGACAACCTGCTGGAGCGGCGTGCGGAATTTTCAGGCTCGAAATTTCCTGCGCGACCAGATGGCCGAGGGCGACATGGCCGTCTTTTACCACAGCGGGACCGGCCCCTCGGCGGTGGGCACCGCGCGTGTCGTCAGGGCCGGATATCCCGACGAGACCGCCTGGGACCCTGCCGACAACCACTTCGACCCCAAATCCACCCCGGAAAGGCCCCTCTGGTTCGCGGTGGACGTGCGGTTCGTGAGCAAGTTCGCCGCCCCCGTGCCGCTTGGGGCCATGCGCCATGTCACGGCGCTGAACGGCATGGAGCTGCTGCGCAAGGGTTCACGGCTTTCGGTGATGCCCATCACCAAGGAAGAGTTCGACATCGTCTGCGCGATGGGGGCGCAGGGCGGCCAGCAATGA
- a CDS encoding TatD family hydrolase, which translates to MSTKKKERPLPESLGLPLVGVETHAHLDYKRPNAQEFPQELPLVLDRAAKAGIAALGNVFLGAGAYRANSPVLRQYPQVFFLLGIHPNDASGLDSREVADMAALFAADPNLKAVGEIGLDFYWDDTPRDVQERFFREQLALARELEKPVAVHSREAAAETLKILDESGIPGERVLWHCFGQGPDLAVELIHRGYTVSIPGPVTYSKNEDLRRAVAILEMERVVIESDAPFLTPEPYRGRPNEPAYNVFTAQAVARVKGMETADVWRITGENARRFFGLGS; encoded by the coding sequence CGAGTCCCTCGGCCTGCCCCTTGTCGGCGTGGAGACCCACGCCCATTTGGACTATAAACGCCCGAACGCTCAGGAATTCCCCCAGGAACTCCCCCTGGTGCTCGACCGGGCCGCCAAGGCCGGAATCGCGGCCCTGGGCAACGTGTTCCTGGGCGCCGGGGCCTACCGGGCGAACTCGCCCGTGCTGCGGCAATACCCCCAGGTGTTCTTCCTGTTGGGAATACACCCCAACGATGCCTCCGGCTTGGACTCGCGCGAGGTCGCGGACATGGCCGCGCTCTTCGCGGCCGACCCCAACCTCAAGGCCGTGGGCGAGATCGGGCTCGATTTCTACTGGGACGACACCCCGCGCGACGTGCAGGAGCGTTTCTTCCGGGAGCAGCTGGCCCTGGCGCGCGAGCTTGAGAAGCCCGTGGCCGTTCACAGCCGCGAAGCCGCCGCCGAGACGCTGAAAATCCTGGACGAATCGGGCATCCCCGGCGAACGGGTGTTGTGGCACTGCTTCGGGCAGGGGCCCGACCTGGCGGTGGAGCTCATTCACCGTGGCTACACCGTGTCCATCCCCGGCCCCGTCACCTACTCCAAGAACGAGGACCTGCGCCGGGCCGTGGCCATCCTGGAGATGGAGCGGGTGGTGATCGAGTCCGACGCGCCGTTCTTGACCCCGGAACCCTACCGGGGACGCCCCAACGAACCGGCCTACAACGTGTTCACGGCACAGGCCGTGGCCCGGGTGAAGGGGATGGAAACGGCGGACGTATGGCGCATCACCGGCGAGAACGCGCGGCGGTTCTTCGGACTGGGGAGCTGA
- a CDS encoding response regulator, whose amino-acid sequence MRHIKFLVADDSLTVRNLISHIVKSQFGADIIHLAKNGQEAFDIFEREKIDFVISDWDMPVMSGEEFLYKVRNESGNRDVPFLMVTSHDEKDFLVTAIQNGVSQYIVKPFTPEEMEQKILQCWNAASKRKGRRYADLPRHVFTAAFKNAVVEASLVDISRVGALVELNYNEEITLFKGCTAKIAIELPGVGKKLAIGPIAAMVVRLEASDSLHPTSRLCNMALYFSPTHTPGNVQEKLGQLIKWLHSRLPDAVHDLAKGLEENDDPQ is encoded by the coding sequence ATGCGCCATATCAAGTTCCTGGTAGCCGACGACAGCCTGACTGTCCGCAACCTCATCAGCCACATCGTCAAGTCCCAGTTCGGCGCGGACATCATCCACCTGGCCAAGAACGGCCAGGAGGCCTTCGACATCTTCGAGCGCGAAAAGATCGACTTCGTCATCTCCGACTGGGACATGCCCGTCATGAGCGGCGAGGAGTTCCTCTACAAGGTGCGCAACGAGTCCGGCAACCGGGACGTCCCCTTCCTCATGGTCACCAGCCACGACGAGAAGGACTTCCTGGTCACGGCCATCCAGAATGGAGTGAGCCAGTACATCGTCAAGCCCTTCACTCCCGAGGAGATGGAGCAGAAGATCCTCCAATGCTGGAACGCCGCCTCCAAGCGCAAGGGGCGACGCTACGCCGACCTGCCCCGGCACGTGTTCACGGCCGCCTTCAAGAACGCCGTAGTGGAGGCCTCCCTTGTGGACATCAGCCGGGTGGGGGCGTTGGTGGAACTCAACTACAACGAAGAAATCACCCTGTTCAAGGGCTGCACGGCCAAGATCGCCATAGAGCTTCCCGGGGTGGGCAAGAAGCTGGCCATCGGCCCCATCGCGGCCATGGTGGTGCGCCTGGAGGCCTCGGACAGCCTGCACCCCACTTCGAGGCTGTGTAACATGGCCCTGTATTTCAGCCCCACCCACACCCCCGGCAACGTCCAGGAAAAGCTCGGCCAGCTCATCAAGTGGCTGCACTCGCGCCTGCCGGACGCCGTGCACGACCTGGCCAAAGGGCTGGAAGAAAACGACGACCCGCAATAA
- a CDS encoding protoporphyrinogen/coproporphyrinogen oxidase → MHHPYIIIGAGPTGLGAARRLGELGIDNFLVLEANDYPGGLAASFQDAEGFTWDVGGHVVFSHYEYFDRMLDEALDGRYLEHQREAWVRLAKTWVPYPFQNNIRYLPQELAWRCVQGLLPGKRPFGDNGYKPANFDEWIRHVFGTGIADVFMLPYNFKVWATPPELMSYKWIGERVSVVNLEKVLENMLLSLDDVSWGPNNLFKFPLYGGTGEIYRRVASKFSDRIRYGRSVVSVDPVKKEVLCQTGERFTYDNLLFTGPLDILARKLLTSVPDGVRRAASGLVHSGGYIGGVGVEGAKTDSRCWMYFPESDNPFYRVTNFHHYSPNNTPDPDGMITRKRAYMTEVSFSEHKPEPHSHLDSVVDGLVNVSLMSEKERDAVVSTWEMRLDYSYPIPTLGRDAALTAIQPWLETQGIYGRGRFGGWKYEVSNMDHSVMQGVEWAERMVTGKAETTYAL, encoded by the coding sequence GTGCACCACCCCTACATCATCATCGGCGCAGGCCCCACCGGGCTCGGCGCCGCGCGCCGCCTGGGCGAGCTCGGCATCGACAATTTTCTGGTCCTCGAGGCCAACGACTACCCCGGCGGCCTGGCCGCCAGCTTCCAGGACGCCGAGGGCTTCACCTGGGACGTGGGTGGACACGTGGTCTTCTCCCACTACGAATACTTCGACCGCATGCTCGACGAGGCCCTGGACGGCCGCTACCTGGAGCACCAGCGCGAAGCCTGGGTGCGCCTGGCCAAGACCTGGGTTCCCTACCCCTTCCAGAACAACATACGCTACCTGCCCCAGGAACTCGCCTGGCGGTGCGTGCAGGGGCTCCTGCCCGGCAAGCGCCCCTTCGGGGACAACGGCTACAAGCCCGCCAACTTCGATGAATGGATCAGGCACGTCTTCGGCACGGGCATCGCCGACGTGTTCATGCTGCCCTACAACTTCAAGGTGTGGGCCACCCCCCCGGAACTCATGAGCTACAAGTGGATCGGCGAGCGCGTGAGCGTGGTGAACCTGGAAAAGGTGCTCGAGAACATGCTCTTGTCCCTGGACGACGTGTCCTGGGGGCCCAACAACCTCTTCAAGTTCCCGCTCTACGGCGGCACGGGTGAAATCTACCGCCGCGTGGCATCCAAATTTTCCGATCGCATCCGCTACGGCCGAAGCGTCGTGTCCGTCGATCCGGTCAAAAAGGAAGTCCTCTGCCAGACCGGCGAGCGCTTCACCTACGACAACCTGCTCTTCACCGGCCCCCTGGACATCCTGGCCCGCAAGCTCCTGACCAGCGTACCGGACGGGGTGCGCCGGGCCGCCTCCGGCCTCGTGCACAGCGGCGGCTACATCGGCGGCGTGGGCGTGGAGGGCGCAAAGACCGATTCGCGCTGCTGGATGTACTTCCCCGAGTCCGACAACCCCTTCTACCGGGTGACCAACTTCCACCACTACTCCCCCAACAACACGCCCGACCCCGACGGCATGATCACACGCAAGCGCGCCTACATGACCGAGGTGAGCTTCTCCGAGCACAAGCCCGAGCCCCATTCGCACCTGGACAGCGTGGTGGACGGTCTTGTAAACGTGTCGCTCATGTCCGAGAAGGAACGGGACGCCGTCGTCTCCACCTGGGAGATGCGCCTCGACTACTCCTACCCCATCCCCACCCTGGGCCGCGACGCGGCGCTCACGGCCATCCAGCCGTGGCTGGAAACCCAGGGCATCTACGGCCGGGGCCGCTTCGGCGGCTGGAAGTACGAGGTGAGCAACATGGACCACTCCGTCATGCAGGGCGTGGAGTGGGCCGAGCGCATGGTGACCGGCAAGGCCGAAACCACGTACGCCCTCTGA
- a CDS encoding Nramp family divalent metal transporter yields MPFRFLATAWRKVNRRNLLLFLSILGPGIITANVDNDAGGITTYSLAGANFGYSLLWMMGPTMAALVVVQEMCSRMGAVTGKGLSDLIRERFGVAVTFYVMIALYLTNLGNTVSEFAGIAASLEIFGVSRYVSVPLSSLVVWLLIVKGSYKIVEKVFLGACLIYVAYPIAAFMSGPDWGVVLRAAVVPEIHWKGEYVTMMIAVVGTTIAPWMQFYQQASVVEKGITKEHYAFARLDVIVGCALAIAVAFFIVASCAAAIHQQGLSIETAADAAQALAPVAGPYATTLFALGLFNASLFAACVLPLSTAYYICEGMGWELGVDKDFTQAPQFFWLFTVSIILSAVCIMIPGAPLLAIMYVSQVVNGAVLPAVLVLMLVIINDRRIMGSFVNGPVFNAVAWFTVVVVTLLTLLMTADIVSPGVMDRLIGG; encoded by the coding sequence ATGCCGTTTCGCTTCCTCGCAACCGCCTGGCGCAAGGTCAACCGCCGCAACCTGCTGCTGTTCCTCTCCATCCTGGGGCCGGGCATCATCACCGCCAACGTGGACAACGACGCGGGCGGCATCACCACCTATTCCCTGGCCGGGGCCAACTTCGGCTACAGCCTGCTGTGGATGATGGGCCCCACCATGGCCGCCCTGGTGGTGGTGCAGGAGATGTGCTCGCGCATGGGCGCGGTGACGGGCAAGGGGCTTTCCGACCTCATCCGCGAGCGCTTCGGCGTGGCCGTCACCTTCTACGTGATGATCGCCCTGTACCTGACCAACCTGGGCAACACCGTCTCGGAATTCGCGGGCATCGCGGCCAGCCTGGAGATATTCGGGGTGAGCCGCTACGTGTCCGTGCCCCTGTCCTCGCTTGTGGTGTGGCTGCTCATCGTCAAGGGTTCCTACAAGATCGTCGAGAAGGTCTTCCTGGGGGCTTGCCTGATCTACGTGGCCTACCCCATCGCAGCGTTCATGTCCGGCCCGGACTGGGGCGTGGTGCTAAGGGCCGCAGTGGTGCCGGAGATCCATTGGAAGGGCGAGTACGTCACCATGATGATCGCCGTGGTGGGCACCACCATCGCCCCCTGGATGCAGTTCTACCAGCAGGCGTCCGTGGTGGAGAAGGGCATCACCAAGGAGCACTACGCCTTCGCCCGCCTGGACGTGATCGTGGGGTGCGCCCTGGCCATCGCCGTGGCCTTCTTCATCGTGGCCTCCTGCGCGGCGGCCATCCACCAGCAGGGGCTCTCCATCGAGACCGCAGCCGACGCGGCCCAGGCCCTGGCTCCCGTGGCCGGGCCCTACGCCACCACCCTCTTCGCCCTGGGGCTCTTCAACGCCTCGCTGTTCGCGGCCTGCGTGCTGCCGCTGTCCACGGCCTACTACATCTGCGAGGGCATGGGCTGGGAACTGGGCGTGGACAAGGACTTCACCCAGGCTCCGCAGTTCTTCTGGCTCTTCACCGTAAGCATCATCCTCTCCGCCGTGTGCATCATGATCCCGGGCGCACCGCTCCTGGCCATCATGTACGTCTCCCAGGTGGTCAACGGCGCAGTGCTCCCGGCGGTGCTGGTGCTGATGCTCGTCATCATCAACGACCGGCGCATCATGGGCAGCTTCGTCAACGGCCCCGTGTTCAACGCCGTTGCCTGGTTCACGGTGGTCGTGGTGACTCTCCTGACGCTCCTCATGACCGCGGACATCGTCTCGCCGGGCGTCATGGACAGGCTGATCGGCGGCTGA